The following proteins come from a genomic window of Dreissena polymorpha isolate Duluth1 chromosome 1, UMN_Dpol_1.0, whole genome shotgun sequence:
- the LOC127864494 gene encoding atrial natriuretic peptide receptor 2-like gives MAEMRKMYHLRHNNIETFIGACVDTGNIAVMSEICPRGSLMDIIANDSIELDWSFRHSLINDVVQGMKYLHNSEIGAHGQLRSSNCVVDSRFMLKIKGFGPKCFQELEHKNMNASLANPSKFLWTAPELLRHAGWTSGTREGDVYSFAIILQEIVVRGAPYESSDLSVVEILDRVRHPTVPPFRPTFLVTPDCAPGLVDLMEACWAEERTKRPTFDSVDASLKRILKSKGSNIMDNLMRRMEQYANNLESLVEERTNAYVEEKKRAEDLLYRMLPVSVARQLQTGNQVEPETFDMATIYFSDIVGFTTIAGRSNPMEVVNLLNDLYTTFDAIINNFHVYKVETIGDAYMVASGLPIRIGNKHVTEISNMALAIRKSVEVFKIRHFPNEPMRIRIGLHSGGVVAGVVGLTMPRYCLFGDTVNTASRMESNGEAMKIHISEPTMKLLDKTGNYEIELRGSTDIKGKGTMKTYWLVGLKNPVVAEICPSNNAALTDNKPRPSSGNRRKSIPGNHKSKIKLHNQNSADIENASIPGCVQNHVIETKIDNSPNSVECNPQDSSHDPFKVVLETHRFARIFSHQLGEPKTNELVGDHVRAMTDGLSTTPVTDA, from the exons ATGGCGGAAATGAGGAAG ATGTATCACCTACGACATAACAATATTGAGACGTTCATAGGCGCCTGTGTTGACACTGGCAACATCGCAGTGATGTCAGAAATATGCCCCAGAGGAAGCCTCATG GACATCATTGCCAACGACAGCATCGAGTTGGACTGGTCATTTCGGCACTCACTCATCAATGACGTTGTGCAG GGTATGAAGTATTTACACAACAGCGAAATCGGCGCGCACGGTCAACTACGGAGCTCCAACTGTGTCGTAGACAGTCGCTTCATGCTCAAGATCAAAGGCTTTGGTCCGAAATGCTTTCAGGAGTTGGAGCACAAGAACATGAATGCCTCGCTCGCCAATCCCTCCA AGTTCCTATGGACGGCCCCTGAGCTGCTGCGCCACGCCGGCTGGACTTCCGGTACGCGAGAGGGAGACGTCTACAGCTTTGCCATCATCCTGCAGGAAATCGTAGTCCGAGGAGCACCGTATGAATCCTCAGATCTGTCTGTAGTAG AGATACTGGACAGGGTCCGGCATCCGACGGTGCCTCCGTTCCGCCCGACGTTCCTCGTCACGCCTGACTGCGCACCGGGACTCGTGGACCTAATGGAGGCCTGCTGGGCGGAGGAGCGCACCAAGCGGCCAACATTCGACAGCGTAGACGCCAGTCTGAAGCGCATCCTCAA GTCGAAGGGCAGCAACATCATGGATAACCTGATGCGCCGGATGGAGCAGTACGCGAACAATCTGGAGTCGCTGGTAGAGGAGAGGACGAACGCCTATGTGGAGGAAAAAAAGAGGGCCGAGGATCTGCTGTACAGGATGCTCCCAGT GTCCGTCGCTAGGCAACTGCAGACCGGAAACCAGGTGGAGCCGGAAACCTTCGACATGGCGACCATTTACTTCAGCGACATTGTTGGCTTTACCACCATCGCGGGCCGCAGCAACCCTATGGAAGTCGTAAATCTACTCAACGACCTCTACACAACATTTGACGCCATCATCAACAATTTCCATGTCTACAAG GTTGAGACGATTGGTGACGCGTACATGGTTGCCTCGGGTCTGCCGATCCGGATAGGCAACAAACACGTCACGGAGATATCTAACATGGCGCTGGCTATCCGAAAGAGTGTTGAGGTCTTCAAAATACGTCACTTCCCTAACGAACCCATGCGCATCCGAATAGGGCTACACTCAG GCGGTGTTGTAGCAGGTGTGGTGGGACTTACAATGCCCCGGTATTGCTTGTTTGGAGACACGGTCAATACAGCCAGTCGAATGGAATCGAACGGAGAAG cCATGAAAATCCACATATCTGAGCCAACCATGAAACTCTTGGACAAGACTGGAAACTACGAAATAGAGCTACGAGGAAGCACGGACATAAAG GGTAAAGGCACAATGAAAACCTATTGGCTGGTTGGTCTAAAAAACCCAGTAGTCGCAGAAATATGTCCTTCAAATAATGCTGCCTTGACTGACAATAAGCCTCGGCCATCCTCGGGCAACCGTCGAAAGAGTATCCCTGGAAACCATAAATCTAAGATTAAGCTTCATAATCAAAACAGCGCGGACATCGAAAATGCATCAATACCCGGATGCGTTCAGAATCATGTCATCGAAACGAAAATCGACAACAGCCCCAATAGTGTGGAATGTAACCCCCAGGACTCATCACATGACCCGTTCAAGGTCGTTTTAGAGACGCACAGGTTCGCGCGCATATTCTCGCATCAACTCGGCGAGCCAAAGACGAACGAGTTGGTTGGTGACCATGTGCGTGCAATGACTGACGGACTTTCAACAACCCCTGTTACAGATGCATAG